One window of Oscillospiraceae bacterium genomic DNA carries:
- the rsxA gene encoding electron transport complex subunit RsxA: MVDVGKLFSILITTILVENFVLVKFLGCCPFLGVSKKTSTALAMGMAVTFVMALASAMTWLVNHFVLVPFQLEYLQTIAFILVIAALVQIVEMAIMKLSPPLYASLGIYLPLITTNCAVLGVAILNVQKDYGFLESLVSGIAAALSFTLAIWLFAGVRERLENSKIPSFMKGMPIALVSAGLIAMAFLGFAGMKL, from the coding sequence ATGGTTGATGTTGGCAAATTATTTTCCATTTTAATTACCACCATTTTGGTGGAGAACTTTGTTTTAGTTAAATTTTTAGGATGTTGCCCGTTCCTTGGGGTATCCAAAAAAACAAGTACCGCTCTAGCTATGGGAATGGCGGTTACTTTTGTTATGGCGCTTGCCAGTGCTATGACGTGGCTCGTGAATCATTTCGTTTTAGTTCCGTTTCAGTTGGAATATTTGCAGACAATTGCATTTATTTTGGTAATTGCGGCATTGGTTCAGATTGTTGAAATGGCGATTATGAAGTTAAGCCCGCCGTTGTATGCGTCTTTGGGAATTTATTTGCCCTTAATTACCACCAACTGTGCTGTGCTTGGCGTTGCTATTTTAAATGTGCAAAAAGATTACGGATTTTTAGAAAGTCTGGTATCCGGGATTGCCGCAGCTTTGAGCTTTACTTTGGCAATCTGGTTGTTTGCGGGTGTAAGAGAACGTTTGGAAAATTCTAAGATTCCTTCTTTTATGAAGGGAATGCCAATTGCTTTGGTATCTGCGGGATTGATTGCGATGGCGTTTTTAGGATTTGCCGGTATGAAACTGTAG
- a CDS encoding RnfABCDGE type electron transport complex subunit B, with protein sequence MTNILSATIAISAMGLVFGALLGLAAKIFYVKQDEKLPLITEALPGANCGGCGYAGCSQCAAAILSGEAKANVCPVGGKETAATISKILGVEAEVFEKKAAFVRCEGCTDVAEIKFQYDGILDCVSAARMIGGGYKACSNGCLGYGSCVQVCDFGAISIKNGIAVVDFHKCTACGQCVKACPKQLITIISEKDKYVVKCRNTDKGALVKQECQAGCIGCSLCQRNCPNEAVKVDHYLATIDPEKCVGCGICMEKCPKKIIKKVTL encoded by the coding sequence ATGACAAATATTTTAAGTGCAACGATTGCAATTTCGGCTATGGGTCTTGTGTTCGGTGCGCTCCTCGGTCTTGCTGCAAAGATTTTTTATGTAAAGCAGGATGAAAAATTACCACTGATTACCGAAGCTTTGCCCGGCGCAAACTGTGGTGGATGTGGCTACGCAGGATGTTCACAGTGTGCTGCAGCAATTCTTTCAGGAGAAGCAAAGGCCAATGTGTGTCCTGTGGGTGGAAAAGAAACTGCGGCAACTATTTCCAAAATTTTGGGAGTGGAAGCGGAAGTTTTTGAAAAGAAAGCTGCATTTGTGCGTTGTGAAGGTTGCACCGATGTTGCAGAAATTAAATTTCAGTATGATGGTATCTTAGACTGTGTTTCTGCTGCCCGTATGATTGGTGGCGGTTATAAGGCTTGCAGCAACGGTTGTTTGGGGTATGGTTCTTGTGTGCAGGTATGTGATTTTGGTGCTATCAGCATTAAAAACGGGATTGCAGTGGTGGATTTTCATAAATGTACTGCCTGCGGACAGTGCGTGAAAGCTTGTCCCAAACAGCTCATCACCATTATTTCTGAAAAAGACAAATATGTGGTAAAATGTCGGAATACCGATAAAGGTGCCCTGGTAAAGCAGGAATGTCAGGCTGGTTGTATCGGTTGTTCTCTTTGCCAAAGAAATTGCCCCAATGAGGCTGTAAAGGTGGATCATTATCTGGCAACCATTGACCCCGAAAAATGTGTGGGGTGCGGTATTTGTATGGAAAAATGTCCTAAGAAGATTATTAAAAAAGTTACTTTATAA
- the rlmN gene encoding 23S rRNA (adenine(2503)-C(2))-methyltransferase RlmN codes for MKQNIKNLLFSELEEYFLQKYRQKFRAKQIFKWLSLGVTSFEEMTDISKKMAAELSEDFYISDLKVVKKEVSRDGTVKFLYELGDGNTIESVLMDYKHGYSICISTQVGCNMGCTFCASTVGGKVRDLEAGEILDQVLFTAKGEGKRISNIVLMGIGEPLDNYENVLRFLKNVNDEHGINIGYRHISLSTCGLVDGINRLAEENIPLTLSVSLHAPNDTIRNKTMPVSRKYPYETLLKAVKQYVKKTGRRVSFEYTLIKDVNDRPEHAKELIGHLKGMLCHVNLIPVNPARGSMSPSEKKRIAEFQQMLMSGGLNATVRRTLGTDINAACGQLRRAASNRKEGEPL; via the coding sequence ATGAAACAGAATATTAAAAATTTACTTTTCTCTGAATTAGAAGAATATTTTTTGCAAAAATACCGCCAGAAGTTTCGAGCCAAACAAATTTTTAAATGGCTTTCTCTGGGGGTTACTTCCTTTGAAGAAATGACAGATATTTCCAAAAAAATGGCAGCAGAATTATCAGAGGATTTTTATATTTCTGATTTGAAGGTTGTGAAAAAAGAAGTTTCCCGAGACGGTACTGTCAAATTTTTATATGAATTGGGAGACGGCAATACCATTGAAAGCGTATTGATGGATTATAAACACGGTTACAGCATTTGTATTTCCACCCAGGTGGGATGCAATATGGGATGCACATTTTGTGCATCCACTGTAGGCGGCAAAGTGCGAGATTTGGAAGCAGGCGAAATTTTAGACCAGGTTCTTTTTACCGCAAAAGGTGAGGGGAAACGGATTTCCAACATTGTGTTGATGGGAATCGGCGAACCTCTGGATAATTATGAGAATGTGCTTCGTTTTTTAAAAAATGTAAATGATGAACACGGTATCAATATTGGTTATCGGCATATTTCTTTGTCCACTTGCGGTTTGGTTGATGGTATTAACCGATTGGCGGAGGAAAATATTCCGTTAACCTTATCGGTTTCTCTTCATGCTCCCAACGATACGATTCGAAATAAAACAATGCCTGTTTCCAGAAAGTACCCGTATGAAACATTACTCAAAGCTGTGAAACAATATGTGAAAAAAACAGGAAGACGCGTTTCCTTTGAATATACTTTGATCAAAGACGTGAATGACAGACCCGAACATGCAAAAGAGCTGATCGGGCATTTAAAAGGAATGCTTTGTCATGTTAATTTAATTCCGGTAAATCCGGCACGGGGCAGTATGTCCCCCTCAGAGAAAAAAAGAATTGCAGAGTTTCAGCAAATGTTGATGTCAGGCGGATTGAACGCTACGGTTAGACGGACCCTTGGCACAGACATTAACGCTGCTTGCGGTCAGTTGAGACGAGCTGCATCCAATAGAAAGGAAGGTGAGCCCCTATGA
- a CDS encoding Stp1/IreP family PP2C-type Ser/Thr phosphatase: MIHGITDVGKKRSLNEDSFYFENQKQGFLIIVSDGMGGHNAGEIASAMAVSSILEFAKVNDPFSDPEVFLRNAISYANTQIYQEACSNNELSGMGATIVVAVGNSKKMYVANVGDSRAYLISKEKITQITKDHSYVYELVKNGVISPEEAKTHPRRNEILKALGIAPEVYPDIFFLNTERTDKLLLCTDGLTSHVSDEEIFNLVNRYTRKAATEALVKLANEYGGSDNITIVLR, from the coding sequence ATGATACACGGTATCACAGACGTCGGAAAAAAACGTTCTTTAAATGAGGACAGTTTTTATTTTGAAAATCAGAAACAAGGATTTTTAATTATTGTTTCCGATGGAATGGGTGGTCATAATGCAGGTGAAATTGCAAGTGCAATGGCGGTGAGTTCCATTTTAGAATTTGCTAAAGTAAACGATCCTTTTTCGGATCCTGAAGTTTTTTTAAGAAATGCAATTTCGTATGCAAATACCCAAATTTATCAGGAAGCTTGCAGCAATAATGAATTAAGCGGAATGGGAGCAACCATAGTGGTAGCTGTTGGAAATTCCAAAAAAATGTATGTTGCCAATGTGGGAGATTCCAGGGCTTATCTGATATCCAAAGAAAAAATAACGCAAATCACCAAGGATCATTCTTATGTGTATGAACTGGTGAAAAATGGAGTGATTTCTCCCGAGGAAGCAAAAACTCATCCTCGTAGAAATGAAATTTTAAAGGCACTTGGGATTGCACCGGAAGTGTATCCCGACATTTTCTTCTTAAACACAGAGAGAACAGACAAACTTCTTTTGTGTACCGATGGACTTACATCGCACGTATCGGATGAAGAAATTTTCAACCTTGTAAACCGATATACCCGCAAGGCGGCCACGGAAGCTTTAGTAAAGCTTGCAAATGAATATGGCGGATCAGATAATATCACGATAGTTCTTCGGTAG
- the pknB gene encoding Stk1 family PASTA domain-containing Ser/Thr kinase has product MIGKILGGRYELLELIGVGGMSHVYKARCNLLNRFVAVKILKDEFNEDKEFIKRFYIESQAAASLSSPHIVSVYDVGEEDSIHYIVMEYVEGVTLKEVIKANGVLAWNVALNFSLQILSALECAHKNGIVHRDIKPLNIIVTDDGVLKVTDFGIARAVNNNETKKIDSDVIGSVHYISPEQAKGIMIDARCDIYSLGIVMYEMLTGKLPYDGDNPVSVALMHLSSEPVSIKDLNISVPNELVRIVTKSMQRDVLNRYQSAKEMSAELTEFKKVENLTTKENEDAFVLETIEMVNLARHDAGIELPGRNQRAQRQGAEETIVQRYHDEDEDIPKAKKKKKTSGKSDKTAFWTAIGASTAIVLVVAFLIISTFFPNMKNSKNNDKVYYLTNMEGQNFYEVRDKLEEAGFEIIVNEVQDDSKEEGTILKQSPYGNISVKVGSTVLEFDIVGNDSSGEKISVPRVTNKRKDQAVDELTKAGLTVRVVEEESSTTQAGYVFRQDPIATSIVKKGSEVIVYVSKKDGESETITVPDFVGMEKDAATKKAAELGFTVVIIEKEGSSNIGKVISQSLKKGDDVGEGTTIQLTVAVEKTTPSASPSPTPSATPTATPTATPTATPTATPTATPTPTPSEEPAEPVSNTVVTKSWSVDLPQDKDNATVVAKRDGVVVYQQECDTSSGSVNVAVRGSGTQTVEITVDGQVFINQSVAFN; this is encoded by the coding sequence ATGATTGGAAAAATTCTGGGCGGAAGATATGAGCTTTTAGAATTAATTGGCGTGGGAGGCATGTCTCACGTATATAAAGCAAGATGTAACCTCTTAAATCGTTTTGTAGCCGTAAAAATTTTAAAGGATGAATTTAACGAGGATAAAGAATTTATCAAGCGTTTCTATATTGAATCTCAGGCGGCGGCATCCTTGTCCAGCCCACATATTGTATCTGTGTATGATGTGGGTGAAGAAGATAGTATTCATTATATTGTTATGGAATATGTGGAAGGGGTCACTCTAAAAGAAGTGATTAAAGCCAACGGAGTTTTGGCGTGGAATGTTGCACTTAATTTTTCATTGCAGATTCTTTCTGCATTAGAATGTGCGCATAAGAACGGTATTGTTCATCGTGACATTAAACCTTTAAATATCATTGTAACCGATGACGGTGTGTTAAAAGTGACTGATTTTGGTATTGCCAGAGCAGTTAACAACAACGAAACCAAGAAGATTGACAGTGATGTAATCGGTTCGGTACATTACATTTCTCCTGAGCAGGCAAAAGGCATTATGATTGATGCCAGATGCGATATCTATTCTTTAGGGATTGTGATGTATGAAATGCTGACCGGAAAATTGCCCTATGATGGGGATAATCCGGTTTCGGTAGCGTTAATGCACTTAAGTTCTGAGCCGGTTTCCATTAAGGACTTAAATATTTCTGTGCCCAATGAATTGGTTCGCATTGTTACCAAATCCATGCAGAGAGATGTGTTGAACCGTTATCAGAGTGCCAAAGAAATGTCTGCCGAATTGACCGAATTCAAAAAGGTGGAAAATCTCACCACAAAAGAAAATGAAGATGCTTTCGTTTTAGAAACGATTGAAATGGTAAATCTGGCAAGACATGATGCAGGAATTGAACTTCCCGGAAGAAATCAGCGTGCACAAAGACAGGGCGCAGAAGAGACAATTGTGCAGAGATACCATGATGAAGACGAAGATATTCCTAAGGCAAAGAAAAAGAAAAAAACTAGCGGAAAATCGGATAAAACTGCTTTTTGGACAGCTATCGGTGCTTCAACGGCAATTGTGCTTGTGGTAGCTTTTCTGATTATAAGTACATTTTTCCCCAATATGAAGAACTCTAAAAATAATGATAAAGTGTATTATCTGACGAATATGGAAGGTCAGAATTTCTATGAAGTCCGCGACAAATTAGAAGAAGCCGGTTTTGAAATTATTGTGAATGAGGTTCAGGATGACAGTAAAGAAGAAGGAACCATTTTAAAACAGTCTCCTTACGGCAATATTTCTGTAAAAGTAGGCAGTACCGTTTTGGAATTTGATATTGTGGGCAATGATTCTTCCGGAGAAAAAATCTCTGTTCCCAGAGTAACCAACAAACGAAAAGACCAGGCGGTGGACGAGTTAACTAAAGCAGGGTTAACGGTTCGAGTTGTTGAAGAAGAGTCTTCAACAACTCAGGCAGGATACGTTTTTCGACAGGACCCCATTGCCACCAGTATTGTGAAAAAAGGTAGCGAAGTTATTGTTTATGTTTCTAAAAAAGATGGTGAATCTGAAACCATTACAGTTCCTGATTTTGTGGGAATGGAAAAAGATGCTGCTACCAAAAAAGCAGCCGAGTTAGGCTTTACTGTTGTGATTATTGAAAAAGAAGGCAGCTCTAATATCGGTAAGGTAATTTCGCAGTCTTTGAAAAAAGGCGATGACGTTGGAGAAGGAACCACGATTCAGTTAACTGTTGCAGTGGAAAAAACAACTCCTTCAGCATCTCCTTCACCCACTCCTTCCGCAACTCCTACCGCAACACCTACTGCGACACCCACAGCGACTCCTACTGCAACACCTACTGCAACTCCAACTCCTACCCCCAGTGAGGAGCCGGCAGAACCCGTTTCCAATACAGTTGTGACCAAATCCTGGAGTGTTGATTTACCGCAGGATAAAGATAACGCAACAGTTGTTGCAAAACGAGACGGTGTTGTTGTGTATCAGCAGGAATGTGATACTTCTTCCGGTTCGGTAAATGTGGCAGTAAGAGGTAGCGGTACTCAAACCGTTGAAATTACAGTAGATGGGCAGGTATTTATCAATCAGTCCGTTGCATTTAACTAA
- the rsgA gene encoding ribosome small subunit-dependent GTPase A, translated as MTKGIGGFYYVETENGCYECKARGVFRKNGITPTVGDKVEISVVSEEQKKGSLDHIMPRKNLMIRPSIANVDHFIIVAPAKSPDFDTFFVDKLLVFCELYQIEPLIVINKTDLKKGEEYGDLYCRIGYPVIYTSTLTREGIDAVKQSILGGINVFAGFSGAGKSSLLNELIENADLKTGEISKITRGRHTTRHSELFQIAPNTYVADTPGFSSLEIDFAISNLDEMFPEFRDVVCQFKGCSHTKEKGCGVLEGLQSGEIAPSRYQSYVQIFEKIKDIKPWHKK; from the coding sequence TTGACAAAAGGAATCGGAGGTTTTTATTACGTAGAAACCGAGAATGGCTGTTACGAATGTAAAGCAAGAGGTGTTTTCCGAAAAAACGGAATTACGCCAACGGTTGGTGATAAAGTTGAGATTTCTGTGGTCTCTGAGGAACAAAAAAAGGGAAGCCTTGATCATATTATGCCTCGGAAAAACCTGATGATTCGCCCAAGCATTGCCAATGTGGATCATTTTATCATTGTAGCACCTGCAAAATCTCCTGATTTTGATACCTTTTTCGTGGATAAACTATTGGTTTTTTGTGAACTGTATCAGATTGAGCCTTTGATTGTAATCAATAAAACAGACCTGAAAAAAGGAGAAGAATACGGCGATTTATATTGTCGTATCGGATATCCTGTGATTTACACCAGTACCCTGACAAGGGAAGGGATTGACGCTGTAAAGCAAAGTATTTTAGGTGGCATCAATGTGTTTGCAGGATTTTCCGGTGCAGGGAAATCATCCTTGCTTAATGAACTGATTGAGAACGCAGATTTAAAAACCGGAGAAATCAGTAAAATTACCCGTGGACGTCACACAACACGCCATTCGGAGTTGTTTCAGATTGCCCCGAATACGTATGTAGCGGATACTCCCGGCTTTTCTTCCTTGGAAATTGATTTTGCTATTTCTAATCTGGATGAAATGTTTCCGGAATTTCGGGATGTAGTGTGTCAGTTTAAAGGGTGTTCACATACAAAGGAAAAAGGTTGTGGTGTTTTGGAAGGGTTGCAGTCAGGAGAAATTGCACCTTCCAGATACCAAAGCTATGTGCAGATTTTTGAAAAAATCAAAGATATTAAACCTTGGCATAAAAAGTAG
- the rpe gene encoding ribulose-phosphate 3-epimerase: MVKVSPSMLAADFSNLREEMKSVQTANFLHLDVMDGHFVPNLTIGPCVIASIRPHSDLPFDTHLMIDNPLKYIEPFAKAGSDYITVHVEQPDDIKQCIRLIKSFGKKAGLALSPDTPVSALAPYLDEISMITVMSVYPGFGGQKFIESSYEKIKEISNMIQDKNILLSVDGGVDYENVRKLEKAGVTMVVAGSTVFGDENREEAIRILRGE; this comes from the coding sequence ATGGTAAAAGTTTCACCTTCGATGTTAGCAGCTGATTTCTCCAACTTACGGGAAGAAATGAAATCTGTGCAAACAGCAAATTTCTTGCATCTGGACGTGATGGACGGGCATTTCGTACCGAATTTAACGATTGGCCCTTGTGTGATTGCATCCATTCGTCCGCACTCAGATTTACCTTTTGATACCCATTTGATGATTGATAATCCCCTAAAATATATTGAACCATTTGCCAAAGCAGGTTCTGATTATATTACGGTTCATGTAGAACAGCCGGATGATATCAAACAATGTATTCGTTTGATCAAAAGTTTTGGTAAAAAAGCAGGTCTTGCACTTAGTCCTGACACGCCTGTGTCCGCATTAGCACCATATCTGGATGAGATTTCTATGATTACCGTAATGTCTGTTTATCCTGGATTTGGAGGGCAAAAATTTATTGAATCCAGTTACGAAAAAATCAAAGAAATCAGTAACATGATTCAAGACAAAAATATTTTATTGTCTGTTGATGGCGGAGTTGATTATGAAAATGTTCGCAAATTAGAAAAAGCGGGCGTCACCATGGTAGTTGCGGGAAGCACTGTTTTTGGTGATGAAAATCGTGAAGAAGCCATCCGTATTTTACGAGGAGAATAA
- a CDS encoding thiamine diphosphokinase, translated as MNILIISAGNHHNPDKLAEYANASDYIICADAGYDHAKASGIIPDILVGDFDSLAEEPADCLKKVKLPVEKDETDTLYALRFAFSKGAKNIVLYGGIGTRFDHSYANICLLQHAMVRDVSMVVTDGATEIYLTDSKVTLKGKKGKTLSVYAFSDTCEGVTLKGFYYPLENAFLDKYDIIGTSNIVTDDVAEISVSEGNLLIVCNQ; from the coding sequence TTGAATATTTTGATTATATCAGCAGGAAATCATCATAATCCTGATAAACTTGCTGAGTATGCGAATGCCTCAGATTATATTATCTGTGCAGATGCAGGGTATGACCATGCAAAAGCATCAGGGATTATTCCCGATATCTTAGTTGGCGATTTTGATTCTTTAGCTGAAGAACCTGCTGATTGTTTAAAAAAGGTGAAATTGCCCGTTGAGAAAGATGAAACGGATACGCTGTATGCTTTGCGATTCGCTTTTTCCAAAGGCGCCAAGAACATTGTGTTATACGGGGGTATCGGTACTCGTTTCGACCATAGCTATGCCAACATTTGTTTGCTTCAGCACGCGATGGTGCGGGATGTTTCGATGGTCGTGACAGACGGCGCCACTGAAATTTATCTAACCGATTCCAAAGTAACATTAAAAGGGAAAAAGGGAAAAACACTTTCTGTTTATGCTTTTTCAGATACTTGTGAAGGAGTGACATTAAAAGGATTTTACTATCCTTTGGAAAATGCATTTTTAGATAAATATGATATTATCGGAACCAGCAATATTGTTACAGATGATGTTGCAGAAATTTCAGTATCGGAAGGGAATCTTCTGATTGTTTGTAACCAATAA